One window of Nocardioides dongkuii genomic DNA carries:
- a CDS encoding sarcosine oxidase subunit gamma → MTDDVLALRRSPLEGTGFGVGGPGLTMAEAPFRSLVEVRSDVAPDVSPSTGHVWRLGPDWWLADGPPPPAPALEVPLAAQLRGPGAATTDVSAHRTTIVLTGEHAATVVAHGCPIDLSVVPVGGCVQGTLAGAQVAIGRVGPDALRLYVRAAFARHLAAWLSDAATPYL, encoded by the coding sequence GTGACGGATGACGTCCTCGCGCTGCGGCGCTCGCCGCTGGAGGGGACCGGCTTCGGTGTCGGCGGCCCCGGGCTGACGATGGCCGAGGCGCCGTTCCGCTCGCTGGTCGAGGTGCGTTCCGACGTCGCGCCGGACGTCTCTCCCTCGACCGGGCACGTCTGGCGACTCGGTCCGGACTGGTGGCTGGCCGACGGCCCGCCGCCGCCCGCACCCGCGCTCGAGGTGCCGCTCGCCGCGCAGCTGCGCGGTCCGGGCGCCGCGACGACCGACGTCTCGGCCCACCGGACGACGATCGTGCTGACCGGCGAGCACGCCGCGACCGTGGTCGCCCACGGCTGCCCGATCGACCTCTCCGTCGTGCCGGTCGGCGGCTGTGTCCAGGGCACGCTCGCCGGCGCCCAGGTCGCGATCGGCCGGGTCGGGCCGGACGCGCTGCGGCTCTACGTGCGCGCCGCCTTCGCCCGGCACCTGGCGGCCTGGCTGAGCGACGCGGCCACGCCGTACCTCTGA
- a CDS encoding M28 family metallopeptidase, with product MRATRASRPRLLVLALALPALLVGCTAEPSAPGSPTATAPPSSVTSTPAVVPEQPPPAPRVSPEDVRVRTATAAVRHLAGEIGPRPGTSPAYFRAAAWVERRFTDLGWEVERQRFPTPAGFSWVAPVPAGPSVNVIATRGDVRPGRPWLAVGAHLDTVPRAPGAEDNASGVGVLLAVAEALAGRRTRLPVVLVAFGSEEPRGTGDAHHHYGSRAYVASLTAAERRSLRGMVSLDRVGVGAAVPVGSPDLPSPLRDEVLAAARRAGVPVLPETGQVSSDHWSFAREGMPGVRLGSTPYAAYHDASDLPAVVDPAQLERTARVVLAWVR from the coding sequence GTGCGAGCGACGCGAGCCTCGAGACCCCGTCTCCTCGTGCTCGCCCTCGCCCTCCCCGCCCTGCTCGTGGGCTGCACGGCCGAGCCGTCGGCCCCCGGGAGCCCGACGGCGACTGCCCCGCCGAGCTCGGTCACCAGCACCCCGGCTGTCGTTCCGGAGCAGCCACCCCCCGCCCCGCGCGTGTCGCCCGAGGACGTCCGGGTCCGTACGGCGACGGCCGCCGTCCGCCACCTCGCGGGCGAGATCGGCCCGCGGCCCGGCACCTCCCCGGCGTACTTCCGGGCGGCCGCGTGGGTGGAGCGGCGGTTCACCGACCTGGGCTGGGAGGTCGAGCGGCAGCGGTTCCCGACCCCGGCCGGTTTCTCCTGGGTCGCCCCGGTGCCAGCGGGGCCGTCGGTCAACGTGATCGCCACCCGCGGCGACGTCCGGCCCGGCCGCCCCTGGCTGGCCGTCGGCGCGCACCTCGACACCGTCCCGCGCGCGCCCGGGGCGGAGGACAACGCCTCGGGGGTCGGGGTGCTGCTCGCGGTCGCCGAGGCGCTGGCCGGGCGGCGTACCCGGCTCCCGGTCGTGCTCGTCGCCTTCGGCTCCGAGGAGCCACGCGGCACCGGCGACGCCCACCACCACTACGGCTCCCGCGCGTACGTCGCGTCGCTCACCGCCGCCGAGCGGCGGAGCCTGCGCGGCATGGTCTCGCTGGACCGGGTCGGCGTCGGTGCGGCGGTCCCCGTCGGCAGCCCGGACCTGCCGTCGCCCCTGCGCGACGAGGTGCTCGCCGCCGCCCGCCGCGCCGGCGTCCCCGTGCTCCCGGAGACCGGCCAGGTCTCCAGCGACCACTGGTCGTTCGCCCGCGAGGGGATGCCGGGCGTGCGCCTCGGCAGCACGCCGTACGCGGCGTACCACGACGCCAGCGACCTGCCCGCCGTCGTCGACCCGGCGCAGCTCGAGCGCACCGCGCGGGTCGTGCTGGCCTGGGTGCGGTGA
- a CDS encoding TerD family protein: MIELHQGEDWTLATETGEPVTRLRLGVGWDKERGAGFIGSGAPDVDLDASAVQFAGGKLFDLAFYNHLRTRDGSVEHQGDNRTGDGEGDDEVISVDLDRVHGPVDTIIFLVSSYQGHSLEWVDRAYCRLVDEHDTELARFRLTAGVPQTGLAMAGLYRDGDRWRLRAIGEGVDVKVPSDAVTALRRFV; the protein is encoded by the coding sequence GTGATCGAGCTGCACCAGGGCGAGGACTGGACGCTGGCGACCGAGACCGGCGAGCCGGTGACCCGGCTGCGGCTCGGCGTCGGCTGGGACAAGGAGCGGGGCGCGGGCTTCATCGGCTCCGGCGCGCCCGACGTCGACCTGGACGCCTCGGCGGTGCAGTTCGCCGGCGGGAAGCTCTTCGACCTGGCCTTCTACAACCACCTGCGCACCCGCGACGGCTCGGTCGAGCACCAGGGCGACAACCGCACCGGCGACGGCGAGGGGGACGACGAGGTGATCTCGGTCGACCTGGACCGGGTGCACGGCCCCGTCGACACGATCATCTTCCTGGTCAGCAGCTACCAGGGCCACAGCCTGGAGTGGGTCGACCGCGCCTACTGCCGCCTTGTTGACGAGCACGACACCGAGCTCGCCCGGTTCCGGCTGACCGCCGGGGTGCCGCAGACCGGGCTTGCGATGGCCGGGCTCTACCGCGACGGCGACCGCTGGCGGCTGCGCGCGATCGGCGAGGGCGTCGACGTGAAGGTGCCCTCCGACGCGGTCACCGCGCTGCGTCGCTTCGTCTGA
- a CDS encoding CapA family protein, protein MRRRPAAGAGLAAALVLAAAACTSPASEGDPEPAPAPRTRPAAPPATAAPEPDLAVVGHATRPQLALTRAAYRRLVAGDLDRWRGREVVAGIRAVERDPGAIAVVPLDDVGPTVVAARVGGVDPVRDDPRAVDLTVGGDVMLVRGVPDAAAALAPLSRRLRSADVTVGNLESTLSLEGSPTQGGDSFGGTPALLGPLRRAGFDVLSLANNHAGDYGTTAMLRTVAELRRSPVAPVGAGRDLAAASRPAYVVRGGVRFGFVAFNAIGETPQATPDAPGALSVRMPPRTGPLVPADLDHVAEVIRRATQRADVVVALPHWGTQYTHEPEEVQRTVGRRLVRAGADLVVGGHPHWVQGIDSVGGVPLAHSLGNLVFDMGPSSGFPVETREGVLLEATFWGAELKAVRLAPYRMDPTSYAPRPVPGPEVLADVWSTSTGPYAG, encoded by the coding sequence GTGCGCCGCCGACCGGCCGCTGGGGCGGGCCTCGCCGCGGCCCTGGTGCTCGCGGCCGCCGCCTGCACCTCGCCGGCCTCCGAGGGCGACCCGGAGCCCGCCCCGGCACCGCGGACGAGGCCCGCAGCGCCCCCCGCGACCGCCGCGCCGGAGCCCGACCTCGCCGTCGTCGGGCACGCGACCCGCCCGCAGCTCGCCCTCACCCGCGCGGCGTACCGCCGTCTCGTCGCGGGCGACCTCGACCGGTGGCGCGGTCGCGAGGTGGTCGCCGGGATCCGGGCGGTCGAGCGCGACCCCGGCGCGATCGCGGTGGTCCCGCTCGACGACGTCGGGCCCACCGTCGTGGCCGCCCGCGTCGGCGGCGTCGACCCGGTCCGCGACGACCCGCGCGCGGTCGACCTGACCGTCGGCGGCGACGTGATGCTGGTGCGCGGCGTCCCCGACGCGGCCGCGGCCCTGGCGCCCCTCTCGCGGCGGCTGCGGTCCGCCGACGTGACCGTCGGCAACCTGGAGAGCACGCTCTCGCTCGAGGGGTCGCCCACCCAGGGCGGCGACTCCTTCGGCGGCACGCCCGCCCTGCTCGGTCCGCTCCGGCGCGCCGGCTTCGACGTGCTGTCCCTGGCCAACAACCACGCGGGCGACTACGGCACCACGGCGATGCTGCGCACCGTGGCCGAGCTGCGGCGGAGCCCGGTCGCCCCCGTCGGGGCCGGGCGCGACCTGGCCGCGGCGAGCCGGCCGGCGTACGTCGTGCGCGGCGGGGTGCGGTTCGGGTTCGTCGCCTTCAACGCCATCGGGGAGACGCCGCAGGCGACCCCGGACGCGCCCGGGGCGCTGTCGGTGCGGATGCCGCCCCGCACCGGGCCCCTGGTGCCGGCCGACCTCGACCACGTGGCCGAGGTGATCCGGCGCGCGACGCAGCGCGCCGACGTCGTGGTCGCGCTGCCGCACTGGGGCACGCAATACACCCACGAGCCCGAGGAGGTGCAGCGCACCGTCGGGCGCCGGCTGGTGCGGGCCGGCGCCGACCTCGTCGTCGGCGGCCACCCGCACTGGGTGCAGGGGATCGACTCCGTCGGGGGCGTGCCGCTGGCTCACTCGCTGGGCAACCTGGTCTTCGACATGGGCCCCAGCAGCGGCTTCCCCGTGGAGACGCGCGAGGGGGTGCTGCTGGAGGCGACGTTCTGGGGCGCGGAGCTCAAGGCGGTGCGGCTGGCGCCGTACCGGATGGACCCGACGTCGTACGCGCCGCGGCCGGTGCCGGGTCCGGAGGTGCTCGCCGACGTCTGGAGCACGAGCACGGGCCCGTACGCCGGGTAG
- a CDS encoding NUDIX hydrolase produces MTDAPHDLPHRLPHYTEYDTRLGAYAVIRDEEGRLLLALWNEPDHAQWTLPGGGVELPETVEEGAVREVREETGYDVRLDRLLAVDSHVVPAERRLHGGPPGRALKSVRVLFAATVVGGTLTAEVDGSTDEARWFPVEEVPGLQHVSLVDVALRHLG; encoded by the coding sequence GTGACCGACGCGCCGCACGACCTCCCGCACCGCCTCCCGCACTACACCGAGTACGACACCCGCCTCGGGGCGTACGCCGTGATCCGCGACGAGGAGGGCCGGCTGCTGCTCGCGCTGTGGAACGAGCCGGACCACGCGCAGTGGACGCTGCCCGGCGGGGGCGTCGAGCTCCCCGAGACCGTGGAGGAGGGCGCGGTGCGCGAGGTCCGCGAGGAGACGGGGTACGACGTGCGCCTCGACCGGCTGCTCGCGGTCGACAGTCACGTCGTCCCCGCGGAGCGCCGGCTGCACGGCGGGCCGCCGGGTCGGGCGCTGAAGTCCGTGCGGGTCCTGTTCGCCGCCACCGTCGTCGGGGGGACGCTGACCGCGGAGGTCGACGGCAGCACCGACGAGGCCCGCTGGTTCCCCGTCGAGGAGGTCCCCGGCCTGCAGCACGTGTCCCTGGTCGACGTGGCCCTGCGGCACCTGGGGTGA
- a CDS encoding aldo/keto reductase — protein MTVPTITLNDQTTIPQLGFGTYQVPPEDTAKVTATALEVGYRHLDTAQMYQNEEGVGEAIRTSGIPREQLYVTSKLNNGFHRPDDARRAFDETLTRLGLDKIDLFLIHWPLPTLYDGDYVSTWRTLAEFVADGRAASVGVSNFQPAHLDRIVEETGVVPVVNQIEVHPYFTNEAARAASIRHGVEVEAWSPIAQGAVLGDPVIGEIATKYGKKPSQVTLRWHLDRGDIVFPKTTHEERMRENFDLFDFSLTVEELERIAALDRGEDGRTGPNPDTFDYLP, from the coding sequence ATGACCGTTCCGACCATCACGCTGAACGACCAGACGACCATCCCGCAGCTCGGCTTCGGCACCTACCAGGTCCCGCCGGAGGACACGGCCAAGGTGACCGCCACGGCCCTCGAGGTCGGCTACCGCCACCTCGACACCGCGCAGATGTACCAGAACGAGGAGGGCGTGGGCGAGGCGATCCGCACCTCGGGGATCCCGCGCGAGCAGCTCTACGTCACCAGCAAGCTCAACAACGGCTTCCACCGTCCCGACGACGCGCGCCGCGCGTTCGACGAGACGCTGACCAGGCTCGGCCTGGACAAGATCGACCTGTTCCTCATCCACTGGCCGCTGCCGACGCTGTACGACGGCGACTACGTCTCCACCTGGCGCACGCTGGCCGAGTTCGTGGCCGACGGCCGCGCGGCGTCCGTGGGCGTCTCGAACTTCCAGCCCGCCCACCTCGACCGGATCGTCGAGGAGACCGGCGTGGTCCCGGTGGTGAACCAGATCGAGGTGCACCCCTACTTCACCAACGAGGCCGCCCGCGCCGCCTCCATCCGGCACGGCGTCGAGGTCGAGGCGTGGTCCCCGATCGCGCAGGGCGCGGTGCTCGGCGACCCGGTGATCGGCGAGATCGCCACGAAGTACGGCAAGAAGCCGTCCCAGGTGACGCTGCGCTGGCACCTCGACCGCGGCGACATCGTCTTCCCGAAGACGACCCACGAGGAGCGGATGCGGGAGAACTTCGACCTCTTCGACTTCTCCCTCACCGTCGAGGAGCTCGAGCGGATCGCCGCCCTCGACCGCGGCGAGGACGGTCGCACCGGCCCCAACCCGGACACCTTCGACTACCTCCCCTGA
- a CDS encoding MarR family winged helix-turn-helix transcriptional regulator yields MDGDPRLDHVGRILAQWAAERPDLDVAPMGVIGRLHRLAARLTEELVAVYAEHGLGEGEFDVLATLRRSGAPYELAPGDLAASTMVTSGAVTKRVDRCVERGWVTRRVSDADGRGRVVALTPAGRELIDRAFEAHVANEQRLVGLLPERDSARLARLLEAWGRALDA; encoded by the coding sequence ATGGACGGCGACCCGCGGCTCGACCACGTCGGCCGGATCCTGGCGCAGTGGGCCGCGGAGCGGCCCGACCTCGACGTCGCGCCGATGGGCGTGATCGGCCGGCTGCACCGGCTCGCCGCGCGGCTGACCGAGGAGCTGGTCGCGGTGTACGCCGAGCACGGGCTCGGCGAGGGCGAGTTCGACGTGCTGGCGACGCTGCGCCGCAGCGGCGCGCCGTACGAGCTGGCGCCGGGCGACCTCGCCGCCTCGACCATGGTCACCTCGGGGGCGGTGACCAAGCGGGTGGACCGCTGCGTCGAGCGCGGCTGGGTCACCCGCCGGGTCAGCGACGCCGACGGGCGCGGCCGGGTCGTCGCCCTGACCCCGGCCGGGCGGGAGCTGATCGACCGGGCCTTCGAGGCCCACGTCGCCAACGAGCAGCGGCTGGTCGGCCTGCTCCCCGAACGCGACAGCGCCCGGCTCGCACGCCTGCTCGAGGCGTGGGGCCGGGCGCTGGACGCTTAG
- a CDS encoding EamA family transporter, translating to METNWRVLLAAAIAPIAWGSGYYVTETFLPPDRPLFGATVRALPFGLLLLAFRPHLPRGSWWWKATVLGVLNIGAFFVLIFVAAYRLPGGLAATLTATAPIAVMLLAWLLVRERPHVASIAGALVGAAGVALLVLRAGFAVDPVGVAASLGAVAMSSLGFVLVKRWPAPVDLLTLTAWQLVAGGLVLLPVAVVVEGAPPALDAGALGGFAFLGLVGTVLAYAVWFRGLRELPAAAVSLVGLLNPVAGLLIGVTLAGETFGGTQAAGLVLVLVGVLAGQPAVVAAVIRRQNRAGAARTEPGTAERERELVPPA from the coding sequence ATGGAAACAAATTGGCGGGTGCTGCTCGCCGCGGCCATCGCGCCGATCGCGTGGGGCAGCGGCTACTACGTCACCGAGACCTTCCTCCCGCCGGACCGGCCGCTCTTCGGCGCGACGGTGCGCGCCCTGCCCTTCGGCCTGCTCCTCCTCGCCTTCCGGCCGCACCTCCCCCGCGGGTCGTGGTGGTGGAAGGCGACGGTGCTCGGCGTGCTGAACATCGGCGCGTTCTTCGTGCTGATCTTCGTCGCGGCGTACCGCCTCCCCGGCGGCCTGGCCGCCACCCTGACCGCCACCGCGCCGATCGCGGTGATGCTGCTCGCCTGGCTGCTCGTCCGCGAGCGCCCGCACGTCGCCTCGATCGCGGGCGCCCTGGTGGGCGCCGCCGGCGTGGCCCTGCTCGTCCTGCGCGCCGGCTTCGCGGTCGACCCGGTCGGCGTGGCCGCCTCGCTCGGCGCGGTCGCGATGTCCTCGCTCGGGTTCGTGCTGGTCAAGCGCTGGCCCGCTCCCGTCGACCTGCTCACCCTCACCGCGTGGCAGCTCGTCGCGGGCGGCCTGGTGCTGCTGCCCGTCGCGGTCGTCGTCGAGGGCGCCCCGCCCGCGCTGGACGCCGGCGCGCTGGGCGGCTTCGCCTTCCTCGGGCTCGTCGGCACCGTCCTGGCGTACGCCGTGTGGTTCCGCGGGCTGCGCGAGCTGCCGGCCGCCGCGGTCTCGCTGGTGGGCCTGCTGAACCCGGTCGCGGGCCTGCTGATCGGGGTCACCCTCGCCGGCGAGACGTTCGGCGGCACCCAGGCCGCCGGCCTGGTGCTGGTGCTCGTCGGCGTGCTCGCGGGCCAGCCCGCTGTGGTGGCCGCGGTGATCCGCCGCCAGAATCGGGCAGGTGCCGCCAGGACCGAGCCCGGGACAGCAGAGCGGGAGCGCGAGCTCGTTCCGCCTGCGTGA
- a CDS encoding MFS transporter → MPPGPSPGQQSGSASSFRLRDVALVGYGPTIVNATGHGAVMPVLALRARELGADVSTAALVVALLGVGMLLASLPAGALVARIGERRTLFLGGLVDAVAMVAAALSSSVLLLGVAVVLSGMTWTAFLLARQGFMIDAVPATHRARALAGLGGSHRVGILLGPLLGAALIHLTDLRSVFVLAAVLSVVSALMARLMPDLGSEQRLAAGSRGHATVRSVLVAHRRTLLTLGVAVVVIGASRSVRNGLLPLWADHVGIAASTTSLIFAVAAAVDIAFFFPGGWLMDTRGRTVVAVPVVATVAVAALLLPLADEVWSVTAVVALIAVGNGLGSGIVMTLGADAAPEHGRAQFLGGWRLCGDIGNTGGPLLVGAVAAVAPLATASVVVGLLMVAGTVWVGYWTRQADRARAVSGP, encoded by the coding sequence GTGCCGCCAGGACCGAGCCCGGGACAGCAGAGCGGGAGCGCGAGCTCGTTCCGCCTGCGTGACGTCGCGCTCGTCGGCTACGGGCCGACGATCGTCAACGCCACCGGGCACGGCGCGGTGATGCCGGTGCTCGCGCTGCGTGCCCGCGAGCTCGGCGCCGACGTGAGCACCGCGGCCCTCGTGGTCGCCCTCCTCGGCGTCGGGATGCTGCTGGCCTCGCTGCCCGCCGGCGCCCTCGTGGCCCGGATCGGCGAGCGCCGCACGCTCTTCCTCGGCGGGCTGGTCGACGCGGTCGCGATGGTCGCCGCCGCGCTGAGCAGCTCGGTCCTGCTCCTGGGCGTGGCCGTGGTGCTCAGCGGGATGACCTGGACGGCGTTCCTGCTCGCGCGCCAGGGGTTCATGATCGACGCCGTCCCGGCCACCCACCGGGCCCGGGCGCTCGCGGGCCTCGGCGGCTCGCACCGGGTCGGGATCCTCCTCGGCCCGCTGCTGGGCGCGGCGCTGATCCACCTCACCGACCTGCGCTCGGTCTTCGTCCTGGCCGCCGTGCTGTCCGTGGTCTCGGCGCTGATGGCGCGACTGATGCCCGACCTGGGGTCGGAGCAGCGGCTGGCGGCCGGATCCCGCGGCCACGCGACGGTCCGCTCGGTGCTGGTCGCGCACCGCAGGACGCTGCTCACCCTCGGCGTCGCCGTCGTGGTCATCGGCGCCTCCCGGTCGGTGCGCAACGGCCTGCTGCCGCTGTGGGCCGACCACGTCGGCATCGCCGCCTCCACGACCTCGCTGATCTTCGCGGTCGCCGCCGCCGTCGACATCGCCTTCTTCTTCCCGGGCGGCTGGCTGATGGACACCCGCGGCCGGACCGTGGTCGCGGTGCCCGTGGTGGCGACCGTCGCCGTCGCGGCGCTGCTGCTCCCGCTCGCCGACGAGGTCTGGTCGGTCACCGCCGTCGTCGCGCTGATCGCGGTCGGCAACGGCCTGGGGTCGGGGATCGTGATGACGCTGGGCGCGGACGCCGCACCGGAGCACGGCCGCGCCCAGTTCCTGGGCGGCTGGCGGCTGTGCGGGGACATCGGCAACACCGGCGGCCCGCTGCTCGTGGGCGCCGTCGCGGCGGTGGCGCCGCTGGCCACGGCGTCGGTCGTCGTCGGCCTGCTGATGGTGGCCGGCACCGTCTGGGTCGGCTACTGGACCCGACAGGCCGACCGTGCGCGAGCGGTCAGCGGACCGTGA
- a CDS encoding nitroreductase/quinone reductase family protein → MGLPEERPGGLDSPWTVTAIKYMARVQVAVFRLTNGRVGNTWRVGAGWREPVPTLLLDHVGRRSGTRFTTPLLYLEDGPDLVVVASQGGLPKNPQWYLNLLAHPDTEVHLPREVRRVRARVADPEERAALWPRLVDLYADFEKYARWTDREIPVVVLEPR, encoded by the coding sequence GTGGGCCTCCCCGAGGAGCGGCCCGGCGGGCTGGACTCGCCGTGGACGGTCACGGCGATCAAGTACATGGCGCGCGTCCAGGTCGCGGTCTTCCGGCTCACCAACGGCCGGGTCGGCAACACGTGGCGGGTCGGCGCGGGCTGGCGCGAGCCGGTGCCGACGCTGCTGCTCGACCACGTCGGCCGCCGGTCCGGCACCCGGTTCACCACGCCGCTGCTCTACCTCGAGGACGGGCCGGACCTGGTCGTGGTCGCCTCGCAGGGCGGGCTGCCGAAGAACCCGCAGTGGTACCTCAACCTGCTCGCCCACCCCGACACCGAGGTCCACCTGCCCCGGGAGGTACGCCGGGTGCGCGCCCGCGTGGCGGACCCCGAGGAGCGCGCCGCGCTGTGGCCGCGGCTGGTGGACCTCTACGCCGACTTCGAGAAGTACGCCCGCTGGACCGACCGGGAGATCCCCGTGGTGGTGCTCGAGCCGCGCTGA
- a CDS encoding nuclear transport factor 2 family protein has protein sequence MDLQTLSDRLEIADVLTRYTRAIDTGDWDRLDTVFTPDAQIDYVQSGGIAAAYPEVKAWLAEVLPAFFPIRMHTLGQVDVALDGDEATVAAYFHNPMPVSDGQGGEKIVEFGGIYHHTMTRTADGWRSRALHEEIVWKRGM, from the coding sequence GTGGACCTGCAGACCCTCTCCGACCGGCTCGAGATCGCCGACGTCCTGACCCGCTACACCCGGGCGATCGACACCGGCGACTGGGACCGGCTGGACACGGTGTTCACGCCCGACGCGCAGATCGACTACGTGCAGTCCGGCGGCATCGCGGCGGCGTACCCGGAGGTCAAGGCGTGGCTCGCCGAGGTGCTCCCGGCGTTCTTCCCCATCCGGATGCACACCCTCGGCCAGGTCGACGTCGCGCTCGACGGCGACGAGGCGACGGTCGCGGCGTACTTCCACAACCCGATGCCGGTCTCCGACGGCCAGGGCGGCGAGAAGATCGTGGAGTTCGGCGGCATCTACCACCACACGATGACCCGGACGGCGGACGGCTGGCGCAGCCGCGCGCTGCACGAGGAGATCGTCTGGAAGCGCGGGATGTAG
- a CDS encoding TIGR03619 family F420-dependent LLM class oxidoreductase — translation MRFTYAEAMTQASFYAPLAQAAESAGYTSMTVADSLIYPEDSDSKYPYTDTGDREFLDGKEFIETMVLCAHLFAQTTTLRLTPFVLKLPVRPPVLVAKQASSLAFLSGNRLGLGVGISPWPEDFANLGVPWEKRGKRMDECIDIVRGLTTGEFFSYSGEFYEVDSLKQSPAPTEKIPLLVGGHADAALRRAVRRGDGWMHAGGDGEELDRLLKRLAEIRAEEGDTRDDFEVHVISYDAYDPDGIKRLEDKGVTDCIVGFRVPYVKGPDTEPLDTKVRHLEKYAENIIAKVNG, via the coding sequence ATGAGGTTCACCTACGCCGAGGCGATGACCCAGGCGTCGTTCTACGCCCCGCTCGCCCAGGCCGCCGAGTCCGCCGGCTACACCAGCATGACCGTGGCCGACAGCCTGATCTACCCCGAGGACTCCGACTCCAAGTACCCCTACACCGACACCGGGGACCGCGAGTTCCTCGACGGCAAGGAGTTCATCGAGACGATGGTGCTCTGCGCGCACCTGTTCGCGCAGACCACCACGCTCCGCCTCACGCCGTTCGTGCTCAAGCTGCCGGTGCGGCCGCCCGTGCTGGTCGCCAAGCAGGCGTCCTCGCTGGCCTTCCTCTCCGGCAACCGGCTCGGCCTCGGCGTCGGCATCTCGCCGTGGCCCGAGGACTTCGCCAACCTCGGCGTCCCGTGGGAGAAGCGCGGCAAGCGCATGGACGAGTGCATCGACATCGTGCGCGGCCTGACCACCGGCGAGTTCTTCTCCTACTCCGGGGAGTTCTACGAGGTCGACTCGCTCAAGCAGTCCCCCGCCCCGACCGAGAAGATCCCGCTGCTCGTCGGCGGGCACGCGGACGCCGCGCTGCGCCGCGCCGTACGCCGGGGCGACGGGTGGATGCACGCCGGCGGCGACGGCGAGGAGCTCGACCGGCTGCTGAAGCGGCTCGCCGAGATCCGCGCCGAGGAGGGCGACACCCGCGACGACTTCGAGGTGCACGTGATCTCCTACGACGCCTACGACCCCGACGGGATCAAGCGCCTGGAGGACAAGGGCGTCACCGACTGCATCGTCGGCTTCCGCGTGCCCTACGTGAAGGGCCCCGACACCGAGCCGCTGGACACCAAGGTCCGGCACCTCGAGAAGTACGCCGAGAACATCATCGCCAAGGTCAACGGGTGA
- a CDS encoding SDR family oxidoreductase translates to MSRTPLGLAAAHDTSIEERYTPVPLLQDKVIVLSGVGPGLGRSLGEEAARMGADLVLVSRTESRLEKMAEVVRSHGRRALVVPTDITDEDSRAALVERALAEFGKVDCLLNNAFAIPPMDPISQIPLEELRRANETNVFAPLRLATHFADALAASRGSVIMLNSCVSYSSLPEFAGYKLSKGALEHLASSLATELGPRGIRVNSVAPSYIYEDVNRGYFDYLAAVEGKTHDEVYAAKAAPTDLKRLASSEEVARATLFFASDLASAVSGQMLNVDCGEFHS, encoded by the coding sequence TTGAGCCGTACGCCTCTCGGCCTCGCTGCCGCGCACGACACCTCCATCGAGGAGCGCTACACCCCGGTCCCGCTGCTGCAGGACAAGGTGATCGTGCTGTCCGGAGTCGGTCCCGGTCTCGGGCGCTCGCTCGGCGAGGAGGCGGCCCGGATGGGCGCCGACCTGGTGCTGGTCAGCCGCACCGAGAGCCGCCTGGAGAAGATGGCCGAGGTCGTCCGCTCCCACGGCCGCCGGGCGCTCGTCGTCCCCACCGACATCACCGACGAGGACTCCCGGGCCGCGCTGGTCGAGCGGGCGCTCGCCGAGTTCGGCAAGGTCGACTGCCTGCTCAACAACGCCTTCGCGATCCCGCCGATGGACCCGATCTCGCAGATCCCGCTGGAGGAGCTGCGCCGCGCCAACGAGACCAACGTCTTCGCGCCGCTGCGCCTCGCCACGCACTTCGCCGACGCGCTCGCCGCGAGCCGCGGCTCGGTGATCATGCTGAACTCCTGCGTCTCCTACAGCAGCCTGCCGGAGTTCGCCGGCTACAAGCTCTCCAAGGGCGCGCTCGAGCACCTCGCCTCCTCGCTCGCCACCGAGCTCGGCCCCCGCGGGATCCGGGTCAACAGCGTCGCCCCGTCCTACATCTACGAGGACGTCAACCGCGGCTACTTCGACTACCTCGCCGCCGTCGAGGGCAAGACCCACGACGAGGTGTACGCCGCCAAGGCGGCGCCGACCGACCTCAAGCGGCTCGCGTCCTCCGAGGAGGTCGCGCGCGCGACCCTCTTCTTCGCCTCCGACCTCGCCTCCGCCGTGAGCGGCCAGATGCTCAACGTCGACTGCGGCGAGTTCCACTCCTGA